From one Flavobacteriales bacterium genomic stretch:
- a CDS encoding universal stress protein: MRNILAAIDFSEVTPSLLTLSTELAKRHDAKLWIIHVAAPDPDFIGFKTGPQYIRDHRAEQLRQEHIDLQAMATEVREQGVEAEALLVQGPTAEILLAEVERLKIDMVVVGSHGRSALYRAFVGSVSEQVLRECKAPVLVVPTPDRG; encoded by the coding sequence ATGAGGAACATCCTTGCCGCTATCGACTTCTCTGAGGTCACCCCCAGCCTGCTCACGCTTTCAACCGAATTGGCGAAGAGACACGACGCCAAGCTGTGGATCATCCATGTGGCCGCACCGGACCCCGATTTCATCGGCTTCAAGACAGGTCCGCAATACATCCGTGATCATCGGGCTGAACAGCTGCGGCAGGAGCACATCGACCTGCAAGCCATGGCCACGGAGGTCCGCGAACAGGGCGTTGAGGCCGAAGCCCTGCTCGTCCAGGGCCCCACTGCGGAGATTCTCCTCGCAGAGGTCGAACGGTTGAAGATCGACATGGTGGTGGTGGGTTCCCATGGGCGCAGCGCGCTCTATCGCGCCTTCGTTGGCAGCGTGAGCGAGCAAGTGCTCCGTGAATGCAAGGCACCCGTGCTGGTAGTGCCTACTCCGGATCGCGGTTAG
- a CDS encoding sulfatase-like hydrolase/transferase, producing the protein MKAILLFTGITLATGVHAQTPNVLLVIADDMGLDPMPGYLPGPQKAVMPHLESLMAQGLTFDRVWADPLCSPTRSTIITGRYGYQTGVLNPGDLSLLPSDEITLHRYLSDINSGYASCIIGKWHLGGSQPDPAYPNMMGIPHYAGLLSGAVSNYNQWPLTVNGSTSPSNVYITTAITDMAIDWIGQQTAPWLCWVAYNAPHTPFHLPPLSMHSQGALPTDQASINANPLPYYLAMCESVDHEIGRLLDALGPDSLSNTVVIFIGDNGTDINVIQAPYLQNHAKGTLYEGGVHVPMVIAGAGITRAGEREEALVNTADLFTTVVEITGASLPVYQESRSLVPMFSQGGLTVRECLYAGVLFSGTSGSAIRNDRWKLISFANGQQRFYDLLNDPWEQQDLLPGGLTPDEADAFDALVAACSINTASAAQDAEAGVSIRPNPVQLELRIDAPDGMPLQVRVRDAAGALVLEASNDRRLDVSQLAAGFYLVEIAQGTSRKLMRLVKE; encoded by the coding sequence ATGAAGGCCATCCTGCTGTTCACGGGCATCACGCTCGCCACCGGAGTGCATGCCCAGACTCCGAACGTGTTGCTGGTGATCGCGGATGACATGGGCCTGGACCCGATGCCCGGTTACCTCCCCGGTCCGCAGAAGGCCGTGATGCCGCACCTCGAGTCGCTCATGGCGCAAGGCCTCACCTTCGACCGTGTGTGGGCCGATCCTTTGTGCTCGCCCACCCGGAGCACGATCATCACTGGCCGTTACGGCTATCAGACCGGCGTGCTCAACCCCGGCGATCTGTCGTTGCTCCCATCCGATGAGATCACCTTGCACCGCTACCTCTCCGACATCAACAGCGGATATGCGTCGTGCATCATCGGCAAATGGCATCTCGGCGGCTCACAGCCGGATCCGGCGTACCCGAACATGATGGGCATCCCGCATTACGCCGGCCTGCTGAGCGGGGCGGTGAGCAATTACAACCAATGGCCGCTCACGGTCAATGGCAGCACCTCGCCTTCCAACGTGTACATCACCACCGCCATCACCGATATGGCCATCGATTGGATCGGGCAGCAAACGGCGCCATGGCTCTGCTGGGTGGCCTATAATGCGCCGCACACGCCGTTCCATCTGCCTCCGCTCTCCATGCACAGCCAGGGCGCCCTGCCCACCGATCAGGCGAGCATCAATGCGAACCCGCTTCCCTACTACCTCGCCATGTGCGAGAGCGTCGATCACGAGATCGGCCGCTTGCTCGATGCGCTGGGACCGGACTCGCTCAGCAATACCGTCGTGATCTTCATCGGCGACAACGGCACCGACATCAATGTGATCCAAGCGCCCTACCTGCAGAACCACGCGAAGGGCACCTTGTATGAGGGCGGCGTTCACGTGCCGATGGTGATCGCAGGCGCAGGCATCACCCGGGCCGGCGAGCGTGAGGAGGCCCTGGTGAATACCGCCGACCTGTTCACCACCGTTGTCGAGATCACAGGAGCGTCGCTGCCGGTGTACCAGGAGAGCCGGAGCTTGGTACCAATGTTCTCCCAGGGCGGACTTACCGTGCGGGAGTGCCTCTATGCCGGCGTGTTGTTCTCGGGCACCTCGGGCAGCGCGATCCGCAACGACCGATGGAAGCTGATCAGCTTCGCCAATGGCCAGCAACGCTTCTATGACCTGCTCAACGATCCCTGGGAGCAGCAGGACCTGCTGCCGGGCGGACTCACGCCCGATGAAGCGGATGCCTTCGATGCACTCGTCGCTGCGTGCTCGATCAATACGGCTTCCGCTGCGCAGGATGCAGAGGCGGGGGTTTCCATCCGACCCAATCCCGTGCAGCTTGAGCTGCGGATCGACGCACCCGATGGCATGCCCTTGCAGGTTCGGGTCCGGGATGCGGCAGGGGCGCTCGTGCTTGAGGCCAGCAATGACCGGCGCCTGGATGTTTCGCAGTTGGCCGCCGGCTTCTACCTGGTTGAGATCGCGCAAGGCACGAGCCGCAAGCTCATGCGCCTGGTGAAGGAATAG
- a CDS encoding YdeI/OmpD-associated family protein, with product MNAKVDWFFAKDGRWKDCFAALRELALDTGLTEELKWGHPCYTLKGKNVFLMHGFNDYCALLFHKGALLKDDHGILVQQTANVQSARQIRFRSLKEINGLAPVIRSYMQQAIDVEQAGMKVPLKPTREFAMPEEFAAKLKAMPALKKAFQALTPGRQRGYLLHFAEAKQSNTREARIEKHMQRILAGKGLDD from the coding sequence ATGAATGCCAAGGTCGATTGGTTCTTCGCGAAGGATGGCCGGTGGAAGGACTGCTTCGCTGCGCTGCGCGAACTGGCGCTGGATACCGGACTGACCGAAGAGCTCAAATGGGGACACCCGTGCTACACCCTGAAGGGCAAGAATGTGTTCCTGATGCACGGCTTCAACGACTATTGCGCGCTGCTCTTCCACAAGGGTGCGCTGCTGAAGGACGACCATGGCATCCTCGTGCAACAGACGGCCAACGTGCAGAGCGCAAGGCAGATCCGATTCCGCAGCCTGAAGGAGATCAATGGTCTGGCCCCAGTGATCCGCAGCTACATGCAGCAGGCCATCGACGTGGAGCAGGCCGGCATGAAGGTGCCGCTGAAGCCAACGCGGGAGTTCGCGATGCCCGAAGAGTTCGCAGCGAAGCTGAAGGCCATGCCCGCGCTGAAGAAAGCCTTTCAAGCACTTACGCCTGGAAGGCAGCGCGGCTACCTCTTGCACTTCGCCGAAGCCAAGCAGAGCAATACGCGGGAAGCGCGCATCGAGAAGCACATGCAGCGGATCCTGGCGGGCAAGGGCCTGGATGACTGA
- a CDS encoding DUF1801 domain-containing protein, with the protein MKKSASPSKEKPIVKRLSGGNPQIPKDDGDAPVQAYIAAMPGWKRAIGERLDALLEMHIPKLQKAVKWNSPFYGVEGQGWFIATHVFGHFVRITFFYGQSLEPMPPGPSKDKNARYLDIREGGIEDEEQLVNWLKQAAALPGWLKH; encoded by the coding sequence ATGAAGAAGAGCGCATCGCCTTCCAAGGAGAAGCCGATCGTGAAGCGCCTCTCAGGCGGCAACCCGCAGATCCCCAAAGACGATGGCGACGCGCCGGTGCAGGCGTACATCGCCGCGATGCCCGGCTGGAAGCGCGCAATCGGGGAGAGACTGGATGCGCTGCTGGAGATGCACATCCCCAAGCTGCAGAAGGCCGTGAAGTGGAACTCGCCGTTCTATGGGGTGGAGGGCCAGGGCTGGTTCATCGCCACGCATGTGTTCGGCCATTTCGTGCGCATTACCTTCTTCTATGGCCAATCGCTGGAGCCGATGCCACCCGGACCGAGCAAGGACAAGAACGCGCGCTACCTGGATATCCGCGAGGGCGGCATCGAGGACGAAGAGCAACTGGTGAACTGGCTGAAACAGGCAGCTGCCTTGCCGGGGTGGCTGAAGCATTGA
- a CDS encoding DUF1801 domain-containing protein, protein MAKAELKTKENDASVEAFIAKQGEEVAADCRAIMRLMKRITGEEPRMWGTSIVGFGRYHYKGRSGREGEWMLTGFSPRKANLSLYIMSGFDMSAAQLKKLGKHSTGVGCLYIKRLSDVDVKVLEELIAKGVKALEKMRVRQG, encoded by the coding sequence ATGGCCAAAGCCGAACTCAAGACCAAGGAGAACGATGCGAGCGTCGAAGCCTTCATCGCGAAGCAGGGCGAAGAGGTCGCTGCCGATTGCCGAGCGATCATGAGGCTGATGAAGAGGATCACGGGCGAAGAGCCGCGCATGTGGGGCACCAGCATCGTTGGTTTCGGCCGATATCACTACAAAGGCAGAAGCGGGCGTGAAGGCGAATGGATGCTCACCGGATTCAGCCCGCGCAAGGCGAACCTCTCCCTGTACATCATGAGCGGATTCGACATGTCGGCCGCGCAGCTGAAGAAGCTCGGCAAGCACAGCACCGGGGTGGGCTGCCTCTACATCAAGCGCCTCAGCGATGTGGATGTGAAGGTGCTGGAGGAGCTGATCGCAAAAGGGGTGAAGGCGCTGGAGAAGATGCGCGTGAGGCAGGGCTGA
- a CDS encoding PKD domain-containing protein — MQHVRARILTAAWMLLPLLALGQRYEWLVHPDAPATFNGDKGIAVDEQGYSYIAFTFEGVCLMDGVALPVLGGARDVAVTKVDPDGNILWSRTMGTVSQDAFHDIAVDGTGAVYISMLASAGVNVTADSTYSGTAPYQVIRLGPDGSFRGAASFPSYVNIDAIRNEVYMSFGTTVQRTDTAFSVVWSYDSGGNPAFIEGLDMFGAVSARGGRVAFSGFDATITSPTLAGLTLAGNGVADDQSVVFVLDTAGVPLWGFLSDGTNNVLEEVRDVGLDDAGGLFLGIQVNYPTFQFAGATVVNSNANPNLCVLARIDPMGMEQWATRFEPTTLGGVDALAVTASGNAAFMGPAVIGGSIGTFALGPGERFYVAMVDAAGTPLWLKSGPGFAPGGSDLDGGPGEDVWAALFTNNNLSFDCVTLQGFSYIIGTRISDQPAMTPDAGFSFTSNMLTVDFTDLSIDADSWLWDFGDGGTSTDPDPSHTYAVPGTYTVTLSASAGTCSDVFSAQVVVLTTGVPETRAAGLFLYPNPATDRLNLDRPVRTTDAIRILDMQGRVLAGWSQEGSDRVDVRALPAGMYQMEVQQAGGLMVGRFVKE, encoded by the coding sequence ATGCAACACGTGCGAGCACGGATACTGACCGCAGCATGGATGCTGCTCCCGCTCCTGGCCTTGGGCCAGCGATATGAATGGCTGGTTCATCCCGATGCGCCGGCGACCTTCAACGGTGACAAGGGGATCGCGGTGGATGAACAGGGCTATAGCTACATCGCGTTCACCTTCGAAGGCGTCTGCCTCATGGATGGCGTGGCCCTGCCGGTGCTGGGTGGGGCGCGGGATGTGGCGGTGACCAAGGTCGATCCGGATGGCAATATCCTCTGGTCAAGGACCATGGGGACCGTTTCGCAAGACGCTTTCCACGATATCGCTGTGGACGGCACCGGCGCCGTGTACATCTCGATGCTCGCCTCCGCAGGGGTGAACGTCACCGCCGATTCCACATACAGCGGCACTGCCCCATACCAGGTCATCCGCCTGGGACCGGATGGGAGTTTCCGGGGCGCGGCGTCCTTTCCGTCTTACGTGAACATCGATGCGATCCGGAACGAAGTGTACATGAGCTTCGGCACCACGGTCCAGCGCACAGACACGGCGTTCTCGGTGGTCTGGTCCTACGATTCGGGCGGAAATCCAGCGTTCATCGAAGGCTTGGACATGTTCGGTGCGGTCTCCGCCCGCGGCGGTCGCGTGGCCTTCTCCGGGTTCGATGCCACGATCACCTCGCCGACGCTGGCCGGACTCACCCTGGCCGGTAACGGGGTCGCCGACGATCAATCCGTCGTCTTCGTGTTGGACACCGCTGGTGTGCCGCTATGGGGCTTCCTGAGCGATGGCACGAACAACGTCCTTGAGGAGGTCCGTGATGTGGGCCTGGACGATGCCGGAGGGCTCTTCCTCGGGATCCAAGTGAACTATCCGACATTCCAGTTCGCGGGCGCCACGGTGGTGAACAGCAATGCCAACCCCAACCTCTGCGTGCTCGCTCGGATCGATCCCATGGGCATGGAGCAATGGGCTACCCGTTTTGAACCGACCACCCTCGGAGGCGTGGATGCGCTAGCCGTCACCGCTTCGGGGAATGCGGCCTTCATGGGACCCGCCGTCATCGGAGGTTCCATCGGCACCTTCGCGCTGGGACCGGGTGAGCGCTTCTACGTGGCCATGGTGGATGCGGCGGGAACGCCGCTCTGGCTGAAAAGCGGGCCGGGCTTCGCCCCCGGCGGCAGCGATCTGGATGGAGGGCCCGGAGAGGATGTCTGGGCCGCGCTGTTCACCAACAACAACCTGTCGTTCGACTGCGTGACCTTGCAGGGCTTCAGCTATATCATCGGGACGCGGATCTCCGACCAGCCCGCAATGACCCCCGACGCCGGGTTCAGCTTCACCAGCAATATGCTCACGGTTGACTTCACCGACCTTTCCATCGATGCTGATTCATGGCTATGGGACTTCGGCGACGGCGGCACCAGCACCGATCCGGACCCCTCGCACACCTATGCCGTTCCTGGCACCTACACGGTGACGTTGAGCGCCAGCGCCGGTACGTGCAGCGACGTCTTCTCCGCCCAAGTGGTCGTCCTCACGACGGGTGTGCCCGAAACACGTGCGGCAGGCTTGTTCCTGTACCCGAACCCGGCCACGGACAGGCTAAACCTGGATCGGCCGGTGCGCACCACCGATGCCATCCGGATCCTGGACATGCAGGGCCGCGTCCTGGCAGGGTGGTCCCAGGAAGGGTCCGATCGGGTGGACGTACGCGCCCTGCCCGCCGGCATGTACCAGATGGAGGTCCAGCAGGCGGGTGGCCTTATGGTGGGGCGCTTCGTGAAGGAGTGA
- a CDS encoding acyl-CoA carboxylase subunit beta, whose translation MDIEAAKNEDKNKLSVSELHARLKKIHLGGGEKRIAKLKADGKMTARERIDALLDPKRPRIEIGAFAAEGMYKEHGGCPSAGVVVVIGYVSKRQCIVVANDATVKAGAWFPMAAKKNLRAQEIAIENRLPIIYLVDSAGVYLPMQDEIFPDKEHFGRIFRNNAVMSSMGITQIAAIMGSCVAGGAYLPIMSDEALIVEKTGSIFLAGSYLVKAAIGEDIDNETLGGATTHSEISGVTDYKCKDDEDCLKKIRAIMDKLGKPKDAGFSREKAVAPKADPKEIYGILPSERAKPYDMREVIARLVDDSEYTEYKEGYGQSIITAYARIDGWAVGIVANQRKVVKSKKGEMQFGGVIYSDSADKATRFIANCNQKNIPLVFLQDVTGFMVGSRSEHGGIIKDGAKLVNAVSNSVVPKFTIIIGNSYGAGNYAMCGKAYDPRLIVGWPSAQVAVMGGEQASKVMLQIEVAALKGKGETITPEKEAELLNRIRSKYEETISPYYAASRLWLDAVIDPLETRTWISLGIEAASQAPATREFNMGVLQT comes from the coding sequence ATCGACATCGAAGCAGCGAAGAACGAGGACAAGAACAAGCTCTCCGTCAGTGAGCTGCACGCACGCCTGAAGAAGATCCACCTAGGCGGCGGCGAAAAACGCATCGCCAAGCTCAAGGCCGACGGCAAGATGACCGCCCGCGAGCGCATCGACGCACTGCTGGACCCCAAGCGCCCGCGCATCGAGATCGGTGCCTTCGCGGCCGAGGGCATGTACAAGGAGCACGGCGGCTGCCCCAGCGCGGGTGTGGTGGTGGTGATCGGCTACGTGAGCAAGCGCCAGTGCATCGTGGTGGCCAACGACGCCACCGTGAAGGCCGGGGCCTGGTTCCCCATGGCGGCCAAGAAGAACCTGCGCGCCCAGGAGATCGCCATCGAGAACCGCCTGCCCATCATCTACCTGGTGGACAGCGCCGGCGTGTACCTGCCGATGCAGGACGAGATCTTCCCCGATAAGGAGCACTTCGGTCGCATCTTCCGCAACAACGCGGTGATGAGTTCCATGGGCATCACACAGATCGCCGCCATCATGGGCAGCTGCGTGGCGGGCGGCGCCTACCTACCCATCATGAGCGACGAGGCCCTCATCGTGGAGAAGACCGGCAGCATCTTCCTCGCCGGCAGCTACCTGGTGAAGGCCGCCATCGGCGAGGACATCGACAACGAGACCCTCGGCGGCGCCACCACGCACAGCGAGATCAGCGGGGTGACCGACTACAAGTGCAAGGACGATGAGGACTGCCTCAAGAAGATCCGCGCTATCATGGACAAGCTCGGCAAGCCCAAGGACGCGGGCTTCAGCCGTGAGAAAGCTGTGGCGCCCAAGGCCGACCCGAAAGAGATCTACGGCATCCTGCCCAGCGAGCGCGCCAAACCCTACGACATGCGCGAGGTGATCGCGCGGCTGGTGGACGATAGTGAATACACCGAGTACAAGGAGGGCTACGGCCAGAGCATCATCACCGCCTACGCCCGCATCGACGGCTGGGCCGTGGGCATCGTGGCCAACCAGCGCAAGGTGGTGAAGAGCAAGAAGGGCGAGATGCAGTTCGGCGGCGTGATATACAGCGACAGCGCCGACAAGGCCACGCGCTTCATCGCCAACTGCAACCAGAAGAACATCCCGCTGGTCTTCCTGCAGGACGTCACCGGCTTCATGGTGGGCAGCCGCAGCGAGCACGGCGGCATCATCAAGGACGGTGCGAAACTGGTGAACGCCGTGAGCAACAGCGTGGTGCCCAAGTTCACCATCATCATCGGCAACAGCTACGGCGCCGGCAACTACGCCATGTGCGGCAAGGCCTACGACCCGCGCCTGATCGTGGGTTGGCCCAGCGCCCAGGTGGCCGTGATGGGCGGCGAGCAGGCCAGCAAGGTGATGCTCCAGATCGAAGTAGCCGCGCTGAAAGGCAAGGGCGAGACCATCACCCCCGAGAAAGAAGCTGAACTGCTCAACCGGATCCGCAGCAAGTACGAGGAGACCATCAGTCCCTACTACGCGGCGAGCCGGTTGTGGCTGGATGCGGTGATCGATCCGTTGGAGACGCGGACTTGGATCTCGTTGGGGATAGAGGCGGCATCACAAGCGCCTGCTACGCGGGAGTTCAATATGGGTGTGTTGCAGACGTAG
- a CDS encoding cold shock domain-containing protein: MATFEKREKEKKRLQKQEEKKRKKEERKANSPGGGLENMMAYVDEFGRITSTPPDPTKVRKEIDISEIEIGVPRRSKEDEMPVERVGRVDFFDTSKGFGFINEDGSRERLFFHISGLIDEVKDGDKVTYDVERGPKGMNAVRVKKA; this comes from the coding sequence ATGGCCACATTCGAGAAGCGCGAGAAAGAGAAGAAACGATTGCAGAAACAGGAGGAGAAGAAGCGCAAGAAGGAGGAACGCAAGGCCAACTCCCCCGGTGGCGGGCTGGAGAACATGATGGCGTACGTGGACGAGTTCGGCCGGATCACCAGCACGCCGCCCGATCCCACCAAGGTTCGCAAGGAGATCGACATCTCCGAGATCGAGATCGGGGTGCCCCGCCGCAGCAAAGAGGATGAGATGCCCGTGGAGCGCGTGGGCCGCGTCGATTTCTTCGACACCTCGAAGGGCTTCGGCTTCATCAATGAGGATGGCTCGCGCGAGCGCCTCTTCTTCCACATCAGCGGATTGATCGACGAGGTGAAGGACGGCGACAAGGTGACCTACGACGTGGAGCGCGGCCCGAAAGGGATGAACGCCGTGCGGGTGAAGAAGGCCTGA
- a CDS encoding T9SS type A sorting domain-containing protein has translation MLRSCLFASLSLSALHAFAQPRANPAGPDQFICGNAATMQADPLSSGEVGVWSVLQGTASFANQSSPSTLVVGMSYGENVLRWTIYGNAGTTSDQVSIWCYNSASPAAEAGPDQTVPPWPGSVQLNGSVPIAPATCFWTILSGSGTFSDPTDPQALFTAPGLGTNVLQWSCDNGPCTSTFDAVVIEGVVGVGESQPQIMSMRYNAAMQTIVLETNGETVDLALFDAQGRMVHQRSLPAGSSSWMVGDLPQGIYTVRSQQAGAAATMRFAVSR, from the coding sequence ATGCTCAGATCCTGCCTCTTCGCATCACTTTCGCTCAGCGCTCTCCACGCATTCGCGCAGCCGCGCGCCAATCCCGCCGGGCCAGACCAATTCATCTGCGGCAATGCAGCCACCATGCAGGCCGATCCGCTCTCGTCGGGCGAAGTGGGCGTGTGGAGCGTGCTCCAAGGCACCGCCTCCTTCGCCAACCAGAGCTCGCCTTCGACCCTGGTGGTGGGCATGAGCTACGGCGAGAACGTGCTGCGCTGGACGATCTACGGCAACGCCGGCACCACCTCGGACCAAGTGTCGATCTGGTGCTACAACAGCGCTTCCCCGGCAGCGGAGGCCGGGCCTGACCAGACCGTGCCGCCCTGGCCGGGGTCGGTGCAGCTGAATGGATCAGTGCCCATCGCGCCCGCCACCTGCTTCTGGACGATCCTTTCCGGCAGCGGGACATTCAGCGACCCAACGGACCCACAAGCGCTGTTCACGGCACCGGGACTTGGCACCAACGTGCTGCAATGGAGCTGTGACAACGGGCCGTGCACCAGCACCTTCGATGCCGTGGTGATCGAAGGCGTGGTGGGCGTGGGCGAGAGCCAACCGCAGATCATGTCCATGCGGTACAATGCTGCCATGCAAACCATTGTCCTCGAAACCAACGGCGAAACCGTCGACCTCGCGCTCTTCGATGCACAAGGAAGGATGGTGCATCAGCGCTCGCTGCCGGCGGGCTCTTCCTCCTGGATGGTAGGGGACTTGCCGCAGGGCATCTACACCGTGCGTTCGCAGCAAGCAGGCGCCGCTGCGACCATGAGGTTCGCGGTGTCACGCTGA
- a CDS encoding alpha/beta fold hydrolase, producing MKPIDISAPVWLDRGEFPFATRTYHHADGRMHYVDEGQGPVLLFVHGTPDWSFGFRQLIKAFRDTHRCVAIDHLGFGLSDKPAQADCTVAAHARRLQDFIADLALEDITLVVTDFGGGIGLQHALEHPGNVKGIVLYNTWMWDLMPDKRFSRPTASMNSGFGKWLYLRFGFSVNFMMPNGYGNKAKLSKAVHAHFKNALPDAGSRAATFACVQEIKNAGPFWDAQWAKVGRLRSIPTLLCWGMKDRFFPPDLLERWRHALPQATVRTFPEAGHFVHEEAHEELVLAMRSFLSAFLP from the coding sequence ATGAAGCCGATTGATATCAGCGCGCCCGTCTGGCTCGATCGCGGAGAATTCCCGTTCGCCACGCGCACCTACCACCATGCCGATGGCCGCATGCACTACGTGGACGAAGGACAAGGACCGGTGCTGCTCTTCGTGCATGGAACGCCGGATTGGAGCTTCGGATTCCGACAGCTCATCAAGGCCTTCCGCGATACGCACCGATGCGTGGCCATCGATCACCTCGGCTTCGGCTTAAGCGATAAGCCAGCACAGGCCGACTGCACCGTTGCGGCTCATGCTCGCCGGCTCCAGGACTTCATCGCGGATCTCGCATTAGAGGACATCACCTTGGTCGTGACGGACTTCGGCGGGGGCATCGGATTGCAGCACGCGCTCGAGCATCCGGGCAACGTGAAAGGCATCGTGCTCTACAACACGTGGATGTGGGACCTGATGCCCGACAAGCGCTTCAGCCGTCCGACCGCCAGCATGAATTCAGGGTTCGGCAAGTGGCTCTACCTCCGATTCGGATTCAGCGTGAATTTCATGATGCCCAATGGCTATGGCAACAAGGCGAAGCTGAGCAAGGCTGTCCATGCGCACTTCAAGAACGCGCTGCCCGACGCCGGCTCGCGCGCAGCCACCTTCGCCTGTGTGCAGGAGATCAAGAACGCAGGACCGTTCTGGGACGCGCAATGGGCGAAGGTGGGCCGACTGCGCTCCATTCCGACACTGCTGTGCTGGGGCATGAAGGACCGCTTCTTCCCGCCCGACCTGCTGGAGCGCTGGAGACACGCCTTGCCGCAGGCTACCGTGCGCACTTTCCCCGAGGCCGGGCACTTCGTGCATGAAGAAGCGCACGAAGAATTGGTGCTGGCGATGCGTTCCTTCCTTAGTGCGTTCCTTCCTTGA
- a CDS encoding DUF4878 domain-containing protein, whose translation MKTPFLLSLATTVLLAACGGGGDMTPTQVAEKYLTHLNKMEFKEAKAYGTEKTAGMLDLMAGMASMMPKNENASFKISGEAIEGDKATVTYRTDGKDADETLSLVKQDGKWLVDMAKEDGMGEEGGDMMEDMSSGLDSLMEEGGEMMEEAGEAMQEAAQ comes from the coding sequence ATGAAGACCCCGTTCCTGCTGTCCTTGGCCACAACCGTACTCCTTGCTGCCTGCGGCGGCGGTGGAGACATGACCCCCACCCAAGTGGCGGAGAAGTACCTCACGCACCTGAACAAGATGGAGTTCAAGGAAGCCAAGGCTTACGGCACCGAGAAGACCGCTGGCATGCTCGACCTGATGGCCGGCATGGCATCCATGATGCCCAAGAACGAGAACGCCTCCTTCAAGATCTCCGGTGAGGCCATCGAGGGCGACAAGGCTACGGTGACCTACCGCACCGACGGCAAGGACGCCGATGAGACCCTGAGCCTGGTGAAGCAGGATGGCAAGTGGCTCGTGGACATGGCCAAGGAAGATGGCATGGGCGAAGAGGGCGGCGATATGATGGAAGACATGAGCAGCGGCCTTGATTCCTTGATGGAAGAAGGCGGCGAGATGATGGAGGAAGCTGGCGAAGCGATGCAGGAAGCTGCTCAGTAA
- a CDS encoding WbqC family protein: MTPLLAACYFGPVELYRLLAKHEHAIIDVGEHYVRQSYRTRTRIVGPNGPQDLCVQIAHDRAHEEAAAGHLRKMPMHAVGLSYAETWPQQHLHAIRSAYGNAPWFIHYIDEIADVLSARHARLIDLDLATLKLGLQWLGLTPAIDVKHAYVENDQAAYLDLRSALHPKKPLPPDLGADAPYAQVFELRHGFVPACSVIDLVMNLGPEARGWLFHG, translated from the coding sequence ATGACGCCCCTTCTCGCCGCCTGCTACTTCGGCCCGGTGGAACTCTACCGGCTCTTGGCGAAGCATGAGCACGCCATCATCGACGTCGGTGAGCACTATGTGCGCCAGAGCTACCGCACGCGAACCCGCATCGTAGGGCCCAACGGTCCGCAGGACCTGTGCGTGCAGATCGCGCATGACCGCGCCCACGAAGAGGCCGCGGCAGGCCATCTCCGGAAGATGCCCATGCATGCCGTCGGCCTCTCTTATGCCGAGACCTGGCCGCAGCAGCACTTGCATGCGATCCGCAGCGCTTACGGCAACGCCCCGTGGTTCATCCATTACATCGACGAGATCGCGGATGTGCTCAGCGCAAGGCACGCGCGGCTGATCGATCTGGACCTGGCCACGCTCAAGCTGGGCTTGCAATGGCTTGGGCTGACACCTGCGATCGATGTGAAGCATGCCTACGTGGAGAATGACCAAGCGGCCTACCTCGACCTCCGCTCGGCCTTGCACCCCAAGAAGCCGCTGCCACCCGATTTGGGAGCGGACGCACCGTACGCACAGGTCTTCGAGCTGCGCCACGGCTTCGTGCCCGCGTGCAGTGTGATTGATTTGGTGATGAACCTGGGCCCTGAGGCGCGCGGCTGGCTCTTTCACGGCTGA